The DNA sequence GGCTTCATCATTGAGCCATTAGTCCAAGCTGCTGCCGGCATGATCACCGCCCCACCGGGCTATCTCACACGAGTGCGCGAACTCTGCACGAAATATCAGGTGCTCTTGATCGCCGATGAAGTGGCCACCGGCTTCGGCCGCACTGGGAAAATGTTCGCCTGCCAACATGAGGGGGTGACGCCGGACTTGATGGCGATCAGCAAAGGACTCACCGGCGGCTACATGCCGTTGGCCGCGACCTTGACCACTGAAGAGATCTACAAGGGGTTTCTCGGAAGGTACGAAGACTACAAAACCTTCTTCCACGGCCACAGCTATACCGGTAATCCACTCGGCTGCGCCGTGGCGCTAGCCAACCTTGAAGTGCTCAAGAAAGAGAAGACGCTCGCCCGGCTGCAACCCAAGATCAAGACGATGGCGCGACTTCTGCATCCACTGTGGCAACTGCCACAAGTAGGGGACATTCGTCAGACGGGATTCATGGCAGCCATCGAACTGGTGGAGGACAAGAAAACGCGGACCCCCTACCCGCTCGAAGCTCGCATGGGACACCGCGTGTGCAGGATCGCCCTGCAACGTGGACTACTCCTTCGCCCGCTCGGACACATCATCGTGCTCATTCCGCCCCTCTCGACCACATTACAAGAGTTGCGGCACATGATCGAGACCCTGCGATACGCTATCGCACAGGCACAGGATAAGAGGTGAGTCTGGCCGCGGGCGATGACACGGGGAAACTAAGAAAAATCACTACGTGCCCTGCGCCCACCTGAGCCACGTTGCAGCTGATCGTGTCAGTCCTGTCTCCCTCGCGCCCCCGCCAAGGCACCCCACTCACTGCCCTCCCTACTTTAGTAGGGGTAGCCTTATCCATTTTTCATGATTGCACGAACAATGAAACCCGCGTCTAATAGATTATGAAGAAGCCGTGGGGTGAACGCACGACTCGTCACCGCTCGAGAAAGTCCACGCGCCGCGCCGGAAGAAAATGACCCTACGTATTTTGAGTGAGGCACCACACCCTCCGCCCGGCAGGTCTCCTCTTTCTCCTCGCCGCCACCACCGCGGATTGCGTCGGCTTGAGGAGGCGTTGACGGCGTATGAACAGGCGGCGGAGGCGAACCCGGACCTGGCCGAGGCACTGGCCGGCATTACGCAGGGCACGGCCCGCCAGCTGGCGGCCAAGAGCATCGGAACGTCAAGCCAACCGATTACGCTCCGGTTTCAGAATGCGAAACTGAAAGAAGTGTTTGAAATGGTGGCACGGAGCACGGGCCTCAATGCGATTTTCGATAAAGAGGCCCGCGGCACAACGGGCCTGTCCTCGCAGCGGCGGCCGACCATCCACGCCGTCGCGTGGTCGGCCCATGCTCGTCGTTGCACAAACATCGCCATCGGGTTAGGCCACGAGCCAGGCCGTCGCCCTGGCTGGGCGGCCGCCCGGCAGCAGCACCCAACGCGTTCGCTATAGATAGAGAAAGGTTTCACTCGTGAGCACAACTTCGAGACGTGGTGTTACACCGGTGCTGCTGCCGGGCTTCTTGCTGCTCCTCATGGTCCTGGTCGCGCCGCCGCGCCTAGAGGCCATCACCTTCAATGATGCGGGGTTTTTCTCGGAAACGGTCGCCACCCTCGCGCCCTATAAGCCGGTGGGTGTCACCTTCGCGCCGGACGGGAGAATTTTCATCTGGCAGCGTGACGGGGTCGTTCGTATTGTCAAAAATGGCGTCCTCCT is a window from the Nitrospirota bacterium genome containing:
- a CDS encoding aminotransferase class III-fold pyridoxal phosphate-dependent enzyme; this translates as GFIIEPLVQAAAGMITAPPGYLTRVRELCTKYQVLLIADEVATGFGRTGKMFACQHEGVTPDLMAISKGLTGGYMPLAATLTTEEIYKGFLGRYEDYKTFFHGHSYTGNPLGCAVALANLEVLKKEKTLARLQPKIKTMARLLHPLWQLPQVGDIRQTGFMAAIELVEDKKTRTPYPLEARMGHRVCRIALQRGLLLRPLGHIIVLIPPLSTTLQELRHMIETLRYAIAQAQDKR